The nucleotide sequence AGCCCGGACGCGTCGACCGGGGAGCTGCGCGGCTTGGCGTACTGGCCGGCGATCCGGCCGACCTTCACCACCGGCATCGACGCGCCGTAGGTGAGGACGACGGCCATCTGCAGCAGCGTCCGGATGGTCGCCCGGATGTGCGGCTCGGTGTTGTCGACGAAGGTCTCGGCGCAGTCGCCGCCCTGGAGCAGGAAGGCCTCGCCGTTGGCGACGTCGGCGAGCCGCGACTGCAGCCGGTCGACCTCCGGCGGGAGCACCACCGGCGGGACCGACTCGAGCACCTTCCGGACATCGCCGACCTGCGACGGATCAGGCCACTCGGGCTGCTGCTGGGCGGGGCGGGAGAGGGCGTCGTCCAGCGCGGAGCGCAGGTCCGCGGGCAGCGGCGGCAGCTCCGGGAGGACGTCGATCGGTGCGTCGACGGACCAGTTCACGACACCCAGACTAGGCCTGCGCGGTCGGCGCCGGAGCCCCGGCCCCCGTGCCGAGTGTCTCGGCGATGACCTCCCACCGGCGCAGGTTGTGCCGGGCGTCGGCGAGCGCGTCGTGCGCGTCCCGCGGCGGCGGGGGCAGCGCCGGCCGGCCGGCGTCCTCCCAGCGCTGGCGGAGCTCCCGGGTGAACCGGGGCATCGGCCTGGGCAGGGCGGGCATGGCACCCCAGAGCTGGCAGAGCGCGACGTGGTCGTAGGCGGCGATCCAGGCCCACAGCTCGACGTCGCCCGGTGCGGAGGTGCAGAAGTCCAGCAGCTCGTCCCGGATCCGGGACCGTGACATCCAGGCCCGGTCGGCCGGTGAGGGGAGCTTGGGCAGCACGTTCGCGCGCACCCACTTCCCGGCCCGGTCCGGGTCGAACTCGGTGGACACGGCGTAGAACTCGCGGCCGTCCTCGCCGACGACACCGATCGACACCAGGTCGATCGTGGTGCCGTCCTCGATGAACTCGCAGTCGTAGAAGAAGCGCATTCCAGTCCTGTTTTTGCTGGTCATAGGTGGTGCGACTCGTCACGGTCCGCGGGGAGTCCGCACCGGGGTCCTCGGGACCCGACGCAGCCGACACCCGCCGACACAGCGTCACGAGTCCGAGTCGGGCCAGAGGTGAGCGTACGTGCCGAGCATGACGGCCGCCGACGCGTGCCCGGGACGGCCCCGACCGGCCGCTGCCGGGCCGACCTG is from Pseudonocardia autotrophica and encodes:
- a CDS encoding polyadenylate-specific 3'-exoribonuclease AS — translated: MRFFYDCEFIEDGTTIDLVSIGVVGEDGREFYAVSTEFDPDRAGKWVRANVLPKLPSPADRAWMSRSRIRDELLDFCTSAPGDVELWAWIAAYDHVALCQLWGAMPALPRPMPRFTRELRQRWEDAGRPALPPPPRDAHDALADARHNLRRWEVIAETLGTGAGAPAPTAQA